atagagagggGGGAGTAATCCTTTATCATTTTAAGGTTATGACATGCTTCAAAGTCCATCAAGCTTCTCCATATCTAAATATAATCTTTCTCAAAGTTTGTCTTCTCATGATGCTTCTCTAGACTTGCTCACCAGATCTTTCTTGTTCTAAAGATACCTAAATAAAGGAGGTTTTCCTATAGATATGACTGAATGCTTAAGGTTGCCTACGTATCCCCAAATGGAAAGCAGGTTTGTACGTAGTTTGAGGATAAAAAGTGAACATTATGCAATGCAATGACCGAGCCTAACTCAGGATGCCTACGTATCCAAGTGGAATCAAGTCAGGACGTAGTTCAATTACAAAGGGGTAAgtataagaataaaaatatgtgATGCAATGATCGAGCCTAGCTCAGGCTGCCTACGTATTCAAGCAAAATCAGGTCATAACGTAGTTCGAGTACAATAGGAAAGtaaaataatgcaatgaccGGTCCTAAATCAAGCTTCCTACGTATCCAAGCGGAATCAGGTCAGGACGTAGTTTAAATACAATAGAAAGCAAAAATATAAAGGGGCCCAATCCGACAAGGATAGCCTACGTATCGCACCGAGGAAAGTCAAGTCGAGTGTAGTTCTTAAGTACatggaaatgatatttttggattttctaaGAGAGGAACGGACCTAATGTGGGTTGCCTACGTACCCCACCGTGGAAAGTCAGGCCGAGACGTAAATCTATTTACATGGAATGTAAgagtataaaaaaaatgaaagctaGTCTTGATGTCTTCAGATATAGGACTTCTTGATGGCATCTGAATTAATTGGCTTCGTGCTCACTGTGTCGTCCATTTCTTCCAAGATTATCGCTCCTCCAGATAATACTCTATGAACCATGTAAGGACCTTGCCAGTTTAGTGCAAATTTCCCATTAGCTTCTCCTTAGTGAAGAAATATCTTCTTCAATACTAATTGTCCCGGTGTGAACTGTCGATGCTTGACTTTTTTGTTGAATGCTTTGTCCATTCTGTTCTGATAGAGTTGACCATGACAAACTACGTCCATTCTTTTCTCATCAATGAACATCAACTGTTCAATCTTGTTGCAAATCCATTCTGCATCATCAAAACCGATCTCTTGAATAATCCTTAAAGATGGTATTTCCACTTTAATGGATATTACTACTTCTGAACCATAAACCAACATATGAGGATTTTCCCTAGTGGAAGTTCTGATGGTGGTAAGATAACCAAGAAAAGCATACGGTAACTTCTTGTGCCATTGTCTGTGACTATCcactattttccttaaaatctTTTTGATATTCTTGTTTGCATCTTCAGCTACTCCATTCATCTGTGGTCGATAAGTTGTGGAATTTCTATGAGCAATCTTAAACCACTCACAAATTTCCTTTATAAGATCGTTATTGAGATTGTCCGCATTATCTGTTATGATTCATTCAGGAATCCCAAATCGACAAacaatatttttgcgaacaaagTCTTCCACTACTTTCTTAGTTACTGCCTTGTATGTTGAATCTTCAACCCATTTTGTGAAAAAATCGATAGCCACAAGGATGAAACGATGTCCATTTTATGCAGGAGGCTCTATGGGTCCAATTACATCCATGCCCCAAGCGGAAAATGGCCAAACGAAACCCATAACATTGAGCTCATTTGGTGGAACTTGTATAAAATCTCCATGCACTTGGCATTGATGACACTTATGCACGTATCTAATGGTATCTCTCTCCATGGTCATCCAAAAATATTCAGCAATTAAGATCTTTTTAGATAGAGTGAACCCATTCATATGAGGTCCACATGTTCCTGCATGTATTTTTTCTAAAAGCCTCATCATTTCCTTGGTGTCAATACATCTCAGCAATCCTAAATCTGGAGTCCTCCTATATATAATTTCTCCattatgaaagaaatgattggccattCTTCTCAAAGacccttttttctttcttgtggCATTTTCGGGGTATTCTCGTGCTTCTATCGATCTCTTGATGTCATAATACCATGGTCTTCTATCCAATTGCTTatcaacatgaaaataatatgcatGTCGATCATATAACTTTACTTCAATAGGGTCGATGTAATTCTTGTTTGGATGCTGAATCATTGAGGATAATGTTACCAAAGCATCGACAAATTCATTTTGAGCTCAAGGGACATATTTGAATTCCATCCTTGTGAATATCCTACTCAACTCCTTTATGCAATGCAAATAAGGAAGGATCTTCGCATTCTTAGCAGCCCATTCTCCTTGTACCCGATGAACCAATAAATCAGAATCGCCTATGACCAAACCCTCTTTGACATTCATGTCTACGGCTATTCTAAGTCCGAGAAGACAAGCTTCATACTCTGCCATGTTATTTGTACAATCAAACCTAATTTTGGCTGAAATTGGATAATATTGACCTATTTCTAAAATTAAGACTGCTCCTATTCCGACTCCTTTTGAATTTGATGCTCTATCCAAAAACATCCTTCAACCATCATATGGTTCTGATATGTCTTCTCCTACAAACAACACCTCTTCATCAGGGAAGTAGGTTTTGAGTGGTTCGTAATCTTGATCCACTGGATTTTTTGCGAGGTGGTCAGCCAAGGCTTGCCCTTTGATGGCTTTCTGTGTCACGTACACAATGTCAAACTCGCTCAACAAGATTTTCCACTTTGCCAATTTACCTATAGGCATTGGCTTCTGAAATATGTACTTGAGTGAATCCATTCTTGAGATCAACTACGTGGTATATGCAGACAGGTAATGCCTTAATTTTTGTGCGATCCTAGTCAAAGTTCAACACATTCAATTCAATAAGGTATATCTTGCCTCATATGGTGTGAACTTCTTACTCAAGTAGTAAATGGCTTGCTCTCTTCTGCCTATCTCATCATCTTGTCCCAATACacatccaaatgcattatcCATGACAGATAAGTATAGTAGCAACGGCCTCCCAAGCTCAGGTGGGACCAATACAGGTGGGTTGGAAAagtattcttttattttatctaaAGCCTTTTGACATTCCTCCATCCATTTTGTGGCAACACCgtctttagtaatttaaatATGGGTTCATGAATTACTTTGGATTATGCTATGAACCGATTGATGTAGGTAAGCCTTTCCAAGAAACTCATCAGGTCCTTCTTGGTCTTGGGGGAGGTAATTCTTAAATTGCCTTGATCTTAGAGGGATCCAACTCTATGCCTCTTCTGCTAATAATGAATCCTAACAGTTTTCCTGAGGGTACTCCAAATACACACTTTGCTGGATTCAATTTTAGATTATACTTTCGCAACCTCTCAAAGAATTTTTGCAAATCATATAGGTGGTCCGAACTCCTCTTGGATTTGATAACGACATCGTCTACATATACTTCAATATCTTTATGGATCATATTGTGAAAAAGAGCAGTCATGGCCCTCACATAGGTTGCACCAATATGTTTTAGGACAAATAGCATTACTCTATAGCAATATACCCCTCATGGAGTGATAAATGTTGTCTTTTCTGCATCATCTTCATTCATCAGTATCTAGTGATATCCCGCAAAACAATCGACAAATGATTGCAATTCATGTTTTTCACAATTATCGATGAGTATATGAATATTTAGGAGAGGGAAATCATCTTTAGGACTAGCTATATTGAGAACTCAATAGTCCATACATATTATGATCTTTCCATCCTTTTTTGGCACTGGTACTATGTTGGCCAACCAAGTGGTGTAATTTGTAACCCTCACAACATTTACCTCAATCTGCTTGGTTACCTCCTCTTTGATCTTTAGACTCAATTTTGGTTtgaactttcttttcttttgtttaatGGGTAGGCAGGTGGGATAAATTAGTAGTTTGTGTGAGATGAAATTGGTGCTTAACCCGGCATATCATCGTAAGACCAAGCAAATATGTTGACATGTTGCCTAAGCAATTTTGTTaactccttctttctttcggcCTCCAAATGTATGCTAATTCATGTTTCCTTCATAGCTTCGTCATCTCCTAAGTTGACAACCTCTGTTTCATCCATATTAGGTTTCTTCTGGTTTTTAAGTTGCTCGATCTCCTGTGGTAGGTTTTCAAGAATCATGCTTTCATCATATTCTTTGAGATCCTGTTCATTATTTTTACTTTGCTCGATGAATTCGTTACATGTCATAACCGTTGAACTaggatttttattaatatgagtGCTGAAAAGTATAAAAGGTAAGTAGAATAAATAAGTAGGTAAAATAATGAGataattttaaagaaactaaagacttttatttaaaagtgTTCTAgcattttagaaaaagaaagcGACAATAAGGGATCAAGCATGATACAAGACTCgactttgatcatgaaaatttaaaaatacaaaactacTTTCCACACTACCAGGACTCATGTCGAAATAGGGATGGACTGATGGTCCAATTCTGCAAGCTTTCTCCAGGCTTGGAATCACAGATGGTTGATTTGTAGAGATCTATCTCTTTTTATTCTCCAATCATGGCCACGAACAAATTTCCTATTCCTTCTACAATGTCATTATCAAATGCATTATCTAGAATTAGAGCTTGTTCTGGTACAAACGTTGTCTTGATGGATCCTACATTGTGGACTCGTCCGGATGTAGGTTCATATCCGAGTCTGGTGGTACCTTTCTGATGCTTTCATTGGATTGGTTCAACTATGCCACTAGACTTGGGTCTAAGCCCCATCTTATACTGATACCCATATTTCAACATCTGGTCGCGACCATCTTCCTTGCTCCACTGCTCTTGACAATTTCACATCAACCGATTCTAACTTTTCATCAGCCCTCATAGCTTGCATGATTTCTAAAGTTTGAAAAGTGGCTCCGTCTAACTCCTCAGTGACTGAAACAGAATTGATAGAATAGATGGGATGATTGAGCTCCTCATGAATGGTAACTTCTGTGTGACCCCATTCAAAATTTACACATTGATGAAGAGTCGAAGGAACTGTTTTTGCCCGTAGTCTTCCCAACAATAGGTTGTAGTTGGATGATACATCCATCACTTGAAATAGGACAGGGAATTCTTCTAGTCCCACTTTCAATGTGAGATAGATTTCTCCAATGATGTTTATCTGTGCTCTATAAAAGCTCTAACTTTTACACGGCTTTCCTCTATATCTCCCATATTCAAGCCTAAAATTCTCAGAGTTGTAAGAGGACAGACATTGCATCCAGACCCTCCATAAATCAAAACTCGGGTCACAATCTTATCACAACATTTGACCGCGATATAAAGTGCTTTGTTGTGTTCAGTCCCTTTCGTTGGTAACTCATCATCACGAAAAGAGATTTTGTTAGCTTCCACTACTCGTCCAATTGTTGTAGCTAAGGTTTCACTTATCGTCTCTTTTGGACCGCAAACTCCATTTAACACCTCTATCAAAGCATTCCTATGTGCCTCAAAACTCATTAGTATATTATAGATATATGAGCTGACGTCTTCTTTAGTTTCTCTTCGACTATATAGTCTTTCGGCTATATCTTCCTCCAAAATTCAGTGACTTCAGCATCGGTAACGTCCTTCTTGGGATTCTATTCCTTCCCTAGAACTCCTCTATTCAGATCCTCTGGAGCATAGCACCTTCCCGACCTAGTCATTCCATGAGCCACAACGGTGTCAATCATCTTGCCCTTGGCTTCTATTTTATAGTCCCACCACACTTCTTTGGTGTCAAACTTAGTCTTTATAACAACTATAGTGGTTACTACAACTCTTGGGAGATATATTTTGACAGTAAGTGGTTCCTTCAGTTGAACAGTGATGATAGGTTGTGCTAGAGATGCAGTGGCAACTTCTTCGGCATTCTAGACAAGTGCGATGATTTCTCCCAAGTTGAACTCTTCTTATAGAGTAATCATGTTGACTTCTCGATTCTCATGATTTGTCAAAAGGTTGTTATTTACCTTCGGAGGTGTTGGAGTGCATTTTCTCATTCCTTTTCTAATCAAAGACTCAACATGGTTCTTCAAGCTATAACAGTTTTCTATGTCGTGTTCCTGGATTCCCGAGTGGTAAGCGCATCTCTTATTGCCATCAAAGTTGTGAGGGATTGGATCAGGGAGTTTTCCTTCAATTAGTTATAGCACTCCTTCTATCCTAAGCCTTTCAAACAATTGGGCATAAGATTCAGCAATGGGTGTGTAGGTGCGAGTATTCCTGGCTTCAAGATTGGGATGTGCTCTTGGAGCATATGCTGGTCTATTTTGGTGTATTGGTGCTTGAATAGGGACATgtggtcttggtggattttgGTATGCTGGTTCTCAGGGTGGATTTTAGTGTGGTTGGGTATTATATATCGGTTACAAGATGTATAGAGTATGTGCAACAATTTGAGGATTGTTGGGGTTTTGGTGGGATGGTCCTCCATGCTGGTAAGTGACGGCTGAAACatcctcttttttcttcttgatgCCACCAATGGAGCCAGATTGTATGGTCTTACAAGTGGCCATGGATTGAATTTTACCCGATTTGATGCCTTCCTCTATAAAATCCCCCATCTTGACAAATTCTGCAAACTTTTGGCCCATTACTGAAATCATCTTGTCAAAGTAGATTTCTTTGGCTcgaataaagtattttgagagCTCACTCTCATCCAGTGGTGGTTGAGCCCTATCATCCTTGGTTCTCTAACATCGTGCATACTCCTGGAAGTACTCAGATAGTTTTTTCTATATGTTGGCTAATGAGAACCTGTCTGTAGTGATCTCGATATTAAATCTAAAGCTATTCATCAAATCCTCAGCCATTTCCTGCCATTTATACCATTTGCGAGGATCCTGGCGTGTATACCAAGTTAAAGCTTATCAGATAGACTTCTAATGAATAACTTCATTCTTAGCTTCTCATTTCTCCCTACACCGACTAACTTGTAACAGTATGCCCTTAGATGTGTATGCAGGTCGCCCATTCCATCAAATATGTCATACTTTGGTGGCTTATATCCTACTGGCATGTCAATGTCTAGGTGGATGCATAAGTCATCGTAATCTAGGCTCTCTGTCCCCCTAGtgacttgaaagtttttcaACGCCTTTCTTAGATCGCGAATTTAGGCATCTATCAACTTATCTTCTTTCCACCGAACATCCTTTTTCATCTTTGCATATTGGTCAACCTCATATGGGACCTTGACCCTAGCCGGTGTCATTAAAGTAGGAGCTTCAATGGAATATAATAGTGGCACATGTGGTTCACAAAGAGTGGCGATGTATGCCCCAAATATCTGTCATGTTACTGGGTAGGTAGGTGTGGCGGGGTCTTGAGTAGGAAGGTTAGGAACAGTCTTGATTATAGATGGATGAGCTAGTGGGGCTTGTCCATGAGCAGGAGCATGTTTGGGCATATTTGGTGAATCGGCAGAAGGCAAGTCAACTCTTGGATAGTAGATAGGCGTCTTGAAAGTTGGGAAAGTAGTATTCAAAATTTTGGCCAAGTCTCGCACTTGATGCAATTCCTCCCTCAAGATCTCAAGCTCCTGTGCCATGTGAGCCATTTTCTCATCatttcgagtgtcggccacatTTTGAGAACCCTCAGGACTCGCTACTAGTATCATTATGTTTTCAGCAATGTTAAATTCTTCTCAACCTGTCATATTTCCCCTTGATCAAAGTTTGTACCATGAGTCATCTAGTTTGCACGTCGACACAAATCAACATTCTTTTAGGGATtaactaaaacaaaataaaagaaaggaaaaggaaCCTATGTTAGTTTGGGGGATATTTAAAAGTACAATAAGaatataacacatatatacgcCAAGTTAGATACATTCAAACGTGTCCTAATACGGAGCCTCTTTTTGCTAGAAGTTGGCCTATGTTGCAACCAATTTGATGATAAATGATCTATTCAAACCCATTTTGGATTTGGAACAAGCataattttcattaatcaaagaTGAATTCGATCTGACAATAAGTGGATGGATGAAAGCCtaaaaaatgaaagtttatggaGGCCATAAGGCGAACAAAGGGATGACAGAGTATAGATAAAAAGTGAAAATCTAAGGCCATGTTGgagcatcatcatcatcttcttaGTCATAATATGGCCCTGGATGGTACTCTGGGGATTCATCAATCTGGTTTGAACCTACCCCTTCATCGAACCCTATCGAACCATACTCAGAGTGAGCTTCTTCCTCTGGATACTCTTTTGGATCTTCTTCTGGATCTTCCTCTTCCGACTTCTCTGGATCTTCACTTGGATCCTCTTCAGGGTCCTCTTCTGGATCTTCTTCTATTATTGGTATCAAATGATCTACGgatcttgaattatttgattgtaCATTGGTGTTATGAATTCTATGTGAGGGACTACTTCCTCCTTAACCCAATTAACTCACGGTTGTCCGCAACACCTCGAATCCCCTCTGTACTTGGTTGAGCCAAATGGATCACAGTGGTATGCCACACATAATACTCTGGCGTGCACCATTTTTTATTTCTTGcgttcatcataatcatgtgatCCCATTCCAATTGCAAGTTTCTTATCT
This Solanum dulcamara chromosome 8, daSolDulc1.2, whole genome shotgun sequence DNA region includes the following protein-coding sequences:
- the LOC129899887 gene encoding uncharacterized protein LOC129899887, with product MAEYEACLLGLRIAVDMNVKEGLVIGDSDLLVHRVQGEWAAKNAKILPYLHCIKELNNADNLNNDLIKEICEWFKIAHRNSTTYRPQMNGVAEDANKNIKKILRKIVDSHRQWHKKLPYAFLGYLTTIRTSTRENPHMLVYGSEVVISIKVEIPSLRIIQEIGFDDAEWICNKIEQLMFIDEKRMDVVCHGQLYQNRMDKAFNKKVKHRQFTPGQLVLKKIFLH